AAGGCTGAAGCAGACGACCTTTTTTCTGATTTGTGTTCACTCCGGGTTAACTAAACCTTTTGACCTTTGCGTGCGCACGATCCTGTTATTCGTTCCAAAAAGCAAATTGTGATAAACTATGTTTAGCTGCCTAACAATTTTCTCCCAGTCATACTTGTTGAGTACGAGTTTTCTTGCGGCTTCCCCAAGTCTCATCGACAATATCCTATCCTTCAGCAATTCGATCACTTTGACAGTGAATTCATTCATATCATCTTCGATTAAGACGTTCACTTGACTCTTGACGTCTAAACCCTCTACGCCGACAGTCGTTGATACCACCGGAAGACCGCATGAAAAATATTCAAGAATCTTTAACCTTGTACCCGATCCATGGAATAACGGGGCAATGGCAATGTCGGAAGCATTAAGAAGCTCAGCGACATTCTCAACAACCCCTGTAAAGGTTAAATTAGACGACTCCACTTTTACATGATTTCTCCCGACTATAAGAAACTTTGTATTGTTAATCTCTTTTTGAACTTTCGGGGCAATCTCTGAAGCTATCACTTGAACAGCTTCTTGATTAGGTAAGTACTCCATGTTTCCAACAAAAGTTACTGTGTGAAAATTTCTCAAATCATATTTATTCTGAACATTTGTTATATCTGATGAAGGATTAAAGGCTTTAGTATCCACACCATTAGGTATTACTTCAATATTACGTCGTCCAATTCCATAAGAAGCCAAGTACTCTTTTTCTTTTTCGGAAACAGTCAGTATCACGTTCGCATGTTCATAAGCTATCTTCTCCAAAAAGGTTTCTAAGATTTTCCTTAGCATGGTTGTGTGTTTTATCCTCAATGCTTGAAATGTGTCATGGCAATCAATAACAAGTGGTTTTTTTAGGATTCTCGCTACAATTGGGATTAATAATCCACCAGCTGACTGCTGTTCTATCTGTACTACGTTAGATTCTCGAATTATTCGAATAGCCCTTGAAATAAATAAAAAGTCATAAAAAAGAAGAGATGTAGGTCTTGACACACCTAGTAATTTGCCAAAGATTTTTAGAATTACCTTTGGAAAGAAACCCTTGATACCGTGGACTATCAATCCATCGATATGCTCATGTGTCACTCTATCGTTTGGGATTATTATGTGAACCTTGTGGCCAAGCGATACAAGACCTTTTGCCAAATTATAAATGCGTACAGATGGGCCCATATCTTTCAACATCAAATCTTTAAAACAACTCAAAATACAGATTTCCATTTTAAAATCTCACTTGTCAAGTATGAACTTAACTACCTATTCAGATCAATCTCGTGTGAGATCTTGGTCATCCTCATAGTGTAGGATTAAAGCGCGCGTGAGCAGACGATATGGAAAAGCTGCTGAATCGTGCCCACAGATATAACCTATTTCCCCAAATAGCCTATCAAAAAACCGAGACACCAAGCAGTCATTTTGAAAGTAAAGTGAATCGGCAGCAGAAAGACTACTTTTCGACGTAACAATCTGTAGGCTGGAATAGCATATAGTACTCCTGCTATGAAACCTGCAAAAGGAGTCATCTTGAGAAGGGAAAAGATTCTCCTATTCTTAAGATATAGATCATAATCACCGTGACCATACCAAACATACTTTTCCCAAATAGCTTTCCACGTCTTACTACGCTGCTCATAAAATACAGCGTTAGTTCTGCAAATTGACCAACCAGCCTCTTTAATTCTAAAGGCAGCGTCTTGATCCTCCCCAGTTCCTTTTAGGTGGTAGTCGAAGCCCCCCACTTGATTTATAGCTTCCACCCGATAAATTGAACCACCGGTTCCTGGAAGTTTAGAAGCAGTTTTCCATTCATTTCCGCTATGTATATCGTCCACTAAAAACGGAATGTTTTCAAGAGTGGCAATCAGATTTTCCTCTGGAAATGCACCATATTTTGCTTTAGCAATGCCAACCATAGGGTTTTTCTCCATGTATTCAACTTGCTTTCGCACATGATCTGTTGGTAATACAATGTCACCGTCCACCCAGACGATGTAGTCACTTTTTGCATTATCTACCACGATGTTTCTTGCAGCTCCTAATCCCATCCATTTATTACGAAACACTTTGACTTTAACATCCATCCTCATGATGTACTTTTGTATAACTGAAAAAGTTCCATCTTCGCTACCGTCGTCTACAAAGATCACTTCCATAAGCTCATGAGAAAAATTCTGATTTAGAACACTGTCAATAGCTTCTTTGAGTGAAGCTTCACAGTTTTTCACGCAAATCCCTATGGTAACTGTAGGTCTCATATGCATCACTCAAAAGTCATCACAGAATGTACTAGGATGCTTTTCTCAAAGGTACGCCATTCTCATAGGCTAGGGAGATTGTTTCCAAATCCTTAAGTGCATCATCTCCAGAGGGAGCAGGTTGCAAGTCATGTCTTACACAATGAGCAAAGTATCCAAGCTCTGAAAGATAGGGAAGGTAAAAACTTGGGGTCCTTCTTGTGAGAAGCTGAAGAATCGTGATTGCCTTACTCGGAGGAGCGTGTTCAGCATAATCATGTTTGACAGTTCCATAGATTTCTACTTTTGTTTGGCTTTTTTGGGAGAACCAGCCAATGTTAAGGATCACGGTTTTTCCTGTTGCAAACCTGACTAAGCATACTGCATGATCTTCAGCGTTCATGTTTAGTCTATATCCAAGATAACATTTGATGTTAGATACTTCGCCAAAGTACCATCTTAATAAATTAACCATATGGCTTCCTGAATCCATTAGCGCACCGCCACCGGTCAATTCCTTCCTGAACCACCACGAAGGGACAGGACGTGGAGAGTAACCGTCAGCCCGATGCATGAATGGGCCCGGTCCTACATTAGTAGCAT
This genomic window from Candidatus Bathyarchaeota archaeon contains:
- a CDS encoding glycosyltransferase family 4 protein yields the protein MSCFKDLMLKDMGPSVRIYNLAKGLVSLGHKVHIIIPNDRVTHEHIDGLIVHGIKGFFPKVILKIFGKLLGVSRPTSLLFYDFLFISRAIRIIRESNVVQIEQQSAGGLLIPIVARILKKPLVIDCHDTFQALRIKHTTMLRKILETFLEKIAYEHANVILTVSEKEKEYLASYGIGRRNIEVIPNGVDTKAFNPSSDITNVQNKYDLRNFHTVTFVGNMEYLPNQEAVQVIASEIAPKVQKEINNTKFLIVGRNHVKVESSNLTFTGVVENVAELLNASDIAIAPLFHGSGTRLKILEYFSCGLPVVSTTVGVEGLDVKSQVNVLIEDDMNEFTVKVIELLKDRILSMRLGEAARKLVLNKYDWEKIVRQLNIVYHNLLFGTNNRIVRTQRSKGLVNPE
- a CDS encoding glycosyltransferase: MRPTVTIGICVKNCEASLKEAIDSVLNQNFSHELMEVIFVDDGSEDGTFSVIQKYIMRMDVKVKVFRNKWMGLGAARNIVVDNAKSDYIVWVDGDIVLPTDHVRKQVEYMEKNPMVGIAKAKYGAFPEENLIATLENIPFLVDDIHSGNEWKTASKLPGTGGSIYRVEAINQVGGFDYHLKGTGEDQDAAFRIKEAGWSICRTNAVFYEQRSKTWKAIWEKYVWYGHGDYDLYLKNRRIFSLLKMTPFAGFIAGVLYAIPAYRLLRRKVVFLLPIHFTFKMTAWCLGFLIGYLGK
- a CDS encoding Gfo/Idh/MocA family oxidoreductase; its protein translation is MGRTKLGLIGLGYVGRIHLQNCLKLKSAELSAVSDLSKKALSSAKKLGAKNTFQDYQQLLKDDDVDAVIIALPTHLHLDCVRKATEAGKHILVEKPLARNVAEGKEMVSSARKNGVKLMVGYHLRFCSSFQALKEKMQTGILGEVQIAYATNVGPGPFMHRADGYSPRPVPSWWFRKELTGGGALMDSGSHMVNLLRWYFGEVSNIKCYLGYRLNMNAEDHAVCLVRFATGKTVILNIGWFSQKSQTKVEIYGTVKHDYAEHAPPSKAITILQLLTRRTPSFYLPYLSELGYFAHCVRHDLQPAPSGDDALKDLETISLAYENGVPLRKAS